A genome region from Candidatus Paceibacterota bacterium includes the following:
- the rplK gene encoding 50S ribosomal protein L11, with translation MAKKITGIIKLQIPAGQANPAPPVGPALGQHGVNIMAFCKEYNAKTKDQPGMIVPVVITVYQDKSFTFITKSPPASVLLKKAAGITAGSKEPNKEKVGKVTRKQVLDIVKLKLKDLNATSEEAAFRVIAGTARSMGIEVVG, from the coding sequence ATGGCAAAGAAGATTACCGGAATAATTAAACTACAGATCCCTGCGGGGCAGGCGAATCCGGCGCCGCCGGTTGGTCCGGCGTTGGGGCAGCACGGCGTGAACATCATGGCGTTCTGCAAAGAATACAACGCCAAGACTAAGGACCAACCCGGCATGATCGTTCCAGTGGTGATCACGGTGTATCAGGACAAGTCCTTCACGTTCATCACTAAATCACCCCCGGCGTCCGTCTTGCTGAAGAAAGCCGCGGGCATCACAGCCGGCTCCAAGGAGCCGAACAAGGAAAAGGTGGGCAAGGTCACCCGCAAGCAGGTCCTGGACATAGTAAAGCTCAAGCTGAAGGATTTGAACGCGACGTCTGAGGAAGCGGCGTTCCGTGTTATTGCCGGCACCGCCCGTAGTATGGGCATAGAAGTTGTCGGTTGA
- the rplL gene encoding 50S ribosomal protein L7/L12, whose amino-acid sequence MALDKTKIVEELSNATVIEIADLVKELESKWGVSAAAPVAVAAAAPGAGATAPAAEAKTQFDIILVSVAADKKISVIKAVREVKAGLGLAEAKALVEGAPKPVLEGASKAEADAAKKKLEDAGGKVEVK is encoded by the coding sequence ATGGCTCTAGACAAAACAAAAATCGTAGAAGAGTTGAGTAATGCAACGGTGATTGAAATCGCCGACCTGGTGAAGGAACTTGAATCGAAATGGGGTGTCTCAGCCGCCGCGCCCGTCGCGGTTGCCGCCGCTGCCCCGGGAGCTGGCGCCACCGCTCCGGCTGCCGAGGCCAAGACCCAGTTTGACATCATTCTGGTTTCGGTGGCCGCGGACAAGAAGATTTCCGTGATCAAGGCAGTGCGCGAGGTCAAGGCCGGCCTCGGTCTGGCGGAAGCCAAGGCCTTGGTGGAAGGCGCCCCGAAGCCTGTGCTCGAAGGGGCCAGCAAGGCTGAGGCTGACGCTGCCAAAAAGAAACTTGAAGATGCAGGTGGCAAGGTCGAAGTAAAGTAG
- a CDS encoding HMG-box domain-containing protein: protein MRTLSLAWNNLTEEQRQAWNDAARKDRRGGVAARSRRRSGQRLFVKVNSWRLALGQERLTWPPGPGSFKPIPMARFEIANSGGRMALRLHLAGGMAEGVMVSS from the coding sequence ATGCGGACGCTGTCGTTAGCCTGGAATAATCTTACGGAGGAGCAACGGCAGGCGTGGAACGATGCGGCGCGCAAGGACCGGCGGGGCGGCGTCGCGGCCCGCTCGCGCCGCCGCAGCGGCCAACGGCTTTTCGTGAAGGTCAATTCGTGGCGGCTGGCCCTGGGACAGGAGCGGCTCACCTGGCCGCCGGGGCCGGGAAGCTTCAAGCCGATCCCGATGGCGCGGTTCGAGATTGCCAACAGCGGCGGGCGCATGGCGCTGAGGCTGCATCTGGCCGGTGGAATGGCGGAGGGCGTCATGGTCTCTAGCTAG
- a CDS encoding immunoglobulin domain-containing protein encodes MKKTFALLVLIITPVIASAQGTVSLANQTGLVKQWTSLTDPTLISVPKSGGYVQLLAAPQGTPLPSPLAWQPDPDGTFVPNCTSLAAFLAANPGWAAATNSSGAVPVLIAVGPGLFSGGTFTIGNIAPGAPANYLLIGWTGSYTSFDAALDAALYGGPGSPFLGVSAVTTTTTGNPLSTPAGTPVNLRTTFAGMTLAPVVGASGPWFPVGPPPNQQVTLGDTATFTAVVQSTPPATFQWSFNGTNIAGATSTSYTITNAQYADAGTYTLLATNPFTHWTASASPVLEVLPPTYPLNLTTPGGGSVTADGQILAQPTFFPTGSVVTLQAVPSNGWSFVHWQGDASGTNNPLGLTMNNSNQVQGIFGTAVGTNVLGRGSIALSQTNPVPFGTVLAADAQPAAGRYFIVWNGAASGTNNPTTLLVTNPAPTVRALFSTVPPDRYPLSVVMISNHAALVLTGVVGNVREISFSPELAATNLWTSLTNLTLQHPIQIWTDTSVDALTRSHHYYRVVPVP; translated from the coding sequence ATGAAAAAGACATTCGCCCTCCTGGTGCTGATTATCACCCCCGTGATCGCCTCCGCCCAGGGGACGGTTAGCCTGGCAAACCAAACCGGCCTGGTGAAGCAATGGACCAGCTTGACCGATCCGACGCTGATCAGCGTTCCCAAAAGCGGGGGCTACGTTCAGCTCCTCGCGGCCCCACAAGGCACTCCCCTCCCGAGCCCGCTCGCGTGGCAGCCCGATCCTGATGGCACTTTCGTCCCGAATTGCACTAGCCTGGCGGCATTCCTGGCGGCAAACCCGGGCTGGGCCGCCGCCACCAATTCTAGTGGCGCTGTTCCCGTCCTCATTGCGGTTGGGCCCGGACTCTTCAGTGGCGGCACTTTCACCATCGGCAACATCGCGCCCGGCGCGCCGGCCAACTACCTGCTGATTGGCTGGACTGGGAGTTACACCTCCTTTGACGCTGCCTTGGATGCCGCACTGTATGGCGGCCCGGGTAGCCCTTTTCTCGGCGTATCGGCTGTCACCACAACTACTACCGGCAATCCCTTGTCCACCCCAGCAGGAACTCCTGTGAACCTGAGAACCACGTTCGCCGGCATGACCCTGGCGCCGGTCGTGGGGGCTAGCGGACCCTGGTTTCCTGTTGGACCGCCGCCTAACCAGCAGGTGACGCTGGGCGACACGGCCACGTTCACCGCGGTGGTGCAGTCAACGCCACCCGCAACTTTCCAATGGTCGTTCAACGGCACTAACATCGCCGGAGCCACCTCGACCAGTTACACCATCACCAACGCCCAGTATGCCGATGCGGGGACCTACACCTTGCTGGCCACCAATCCCTTCACCCATTGGACCGCCAGCGCCTCGCCCGTGTTGGAGGTGCTACCTCCAACCTATCCGCTCAATCTGACCACACCCGGCGGCGGCAGCGTCACCGCCGACGGGCAGATCCTGGCTCAGCCCACCTTCTTCCCCACCGGCAGCGTGGTCACGCTCCAGGCGGTTCCAAGCAACGGCTGGAGTTTCGTGCATTGGCAAGGCGATGCCAGCGGCACGAACAACCCACTGGGCTTGACGATGAACAACTCCAACCAGGTGCAAGGGATATTCGGAACCGCCGTCGGCACCAACGTCCTGGGCCGCGGCAGTATCGCGCTGAGCCAGACCAACCCGGTGCCCTTTGGAACCGTCCTCGCGGCAGACGCGCAGCCCGCGGCCGGCCGTTATTTCATCGTCTGGAACGGTGCAGCCAGCGGAACCAACAATCCAACCACACTCTTGGTCACCAATCCCGCGCCCACAGTGCGCGCCCTGTTCTCGACTGTGCCCCCGGACCGGTACCCGCTAAGTGTTGTGATGATCAGCAACCATGCCGCGCTCGTGCTTACGGGAGTGGTTGGCAACGTCCGCGAGATCTCCTTCTCGCCCGAACTGGCCGCGACCAACCTTTGGACCTCCTTGACCAACCTCACGCTCCAGCACCCAATCCAGATCTGGACAGACACCAGTGTTGACGCCCTGACCCGCAGCCACCACTACTACCGCGTCGTGCCGGTGCCTTAA
- the rplA gene encoding 50S ribosomal protein L1: MPSKRYNKALELVDGKKAYPLKAAVEVLTKFPKAKFNETVELAFRLGVDPKQSDQMVRGTVPLPHGSGKTVRVLVFAKGGPGAEAARSAGAEYVGFEDMIKKCQEGWSDFDVAIATPEAMGEVRKLGKVLGPRGLMPNPKTGTVTDDTARAVKEVKAGRVEFKTDKAGNVHVPVGKIAFNAVQIEENARAVIDAVAKARPHSVKGAYIQSCSLSATMSPPVRVDLKEFSA; this comes from the coding sequence ATGCCAAGCAAGCGATACAACAAAGCACTCGAACTGGTGGACGGCAAGAAGGCCTACCCCCTGAAGGCAGCCGTCGAAGTTCTAACTAAATTTCCGAAAGCGAAGTTCAACGAAACCGTGGAGTTGGCTTTCCGCCTGGGGGTTGACCCCAAGCAATCCGACCAGATGGTTCGTGGCACAGTCCCGCTGCCGCACGGCAGCGGCAAAACGGTTCGCGTGCTGGTCTTCGCCAAGGGCGGCCCCGGGGCTGAAGCGGCCAGGAGTGCCGGCGCCGAATACGTCGGATTCGAGGACATGATCAAAAAGTGCCAGGAAGGTTGGTCTGATTTTGATGTGGCGATCGCCACTCCTGAAGCCATGGGCGAGGTGCGAAAGCTGGGCAAGGTGCTTGGTCCGCGAGGACTAATGCCCAACCCGAAGACCGGCACAGTGACCGACGATACCGCGCGTGCGGTCAAGGAAGTCAAGGCCGGACGAGTCGAATTCAAGACTGACAAGGCGGGCAATGTCCACGTGCCGGTCGGCAAGATCGCGTTCAATGCGGTGCAAATTGAGGAGAACGCCCGAGCGGTCATTGATGCGGTGGCCAAAGCCCGACCGCATAGCGTCAAGGGGGCCTATATTCAATCATGCTCCCTCTCGGCAACGATGAGTCCGCCGGTGCGTGTGGACCTGAAGGAATTCTCCGCCTGA
- a CDS encoding pyridoxal-phosphate dependent enzyme, giving the protein MCNQTTSRIIKRLYPEVIKKTAARCRERGVRIPTFKELRHPELIPPSVTTRLKGVGLWDVSPVNLFRITWKNDVNSGLYSGVNYLEIPTAITGVKARIIGLTGRFFPTGAHKVGAAFGCLVPRLVSGEFDPDKHKAAWPSTGNYCRGGAFDCALLGCTAIAILPAEMSRERFEWLKQIGAEVIATPGCESNVKEIYDKCWELKKDPLNMIFNQFDEFGNPIFHYNITGPALEEVLGDSANARLRPAAYVSATGSAGTIGAGDFLKKRFPALKVVATEALQCPTLLRNGFGDHRIEGIGDKHVPWVHNVRNTDVVTAIDDEDCMRILRLFNEPAGRDHLVSLGADERQVEKLAWLGISSICNLLAAIKTAKYFELGEQDVILTVFTDSTDMYKSRLKELGEERGAYRSKDAVADYAAPLAHQSVAYFKELTYPERKAIHNLKYYTWVEQQGKTAQELNQQWDPEYWRALFEDEVVYFDQLIEEFNRQAGAKS; this is encoded by the coding sequence ATGTGCAATCAAACCACTTCTAGAATCATCAAACGCCTCTACCCGGAAGTCATCAAGAAGACTGCGGCGCGCTGCCGCGAACGCGGGGTGCGCATTCCGACATTCAAAGAGCTCCGTCACCCGGAGCTGATCCCCCCCTCAGTCACGACCAGGCTTAAAGGCGTTGGCCTTTGGGATGTCAGTCCCGTCAACTTGTTCCGCATCACCTGGAAGAACGACGTTAACTCAGGCCTGTACAGCGGGGTGAACTACCTGGAAATTCCGACCGCGATCACCGGCGTTAAGGCGCGGATCATCGGCCTGACGGGCAGGTTCTTTCCCACGGGCGCGCACAAGGTCGGCGCCGCCTTCGGCTGTCTGGTGCCGCGATTGGTGAGCGGTGAATTCGATCCCGACAAACATAAAGCCGCCTGGCCCTCCACGGGAAATTATTGCCGCGGCGGCGCCTTCGATTGCGCGCTGCTGGGGTGCACGGCGATTGCCATCCTGCCAGCGGAGATGTCCCGGGAACGGTTCGAGTGGCTCAAGCAGATAGGGGCCGAGGTCATTGCCACCCCGGGCTGCGAATCGAACGTGAAGGAGATTTACGACAAGTGCTGGGAGCTGAAGAAGGATCCGCTCAACATGATCTTCAACCAGTTCGATGAGTTCGGGAACCCGATCTTCCACTACAACATCACGGGGCCAGCGCTGGAGGAAGTATTGGGCGACTCCGCCAACGCGCGCCTTCGCCCGGCAGCTTACGTTTCCGCGACGGGCTCCGCTGGCACCATCGGGGCAGGTGATTTTCTCAAAAAGCGGTTCCCCGCACTGAAGGTTGTGGCCACCGAAGCGCTCCAATGCCCGACTTTGCTCCGGAACGGCTTCGGGGACCATCGCATCGAGGGGATCGGCGACAAGCATGTCCCGTGGGTCCACAACGTGCGCAATACCGACGTGGTGACGGCGATTGACGACGAGGATTGCATGAGGATCCTGCGCCTGTTCAACGAGCCGGCGGGGCGGGACCACCTGGTCTCGTTGGGCGCCGACGAGCGGCAGGTGGAGAAGCTGGCCTGGCTGGGCATATCCAGCATCTGCAACCTGCTCGCGGCGATCAAGACCGCCAAGTACTTCGAACTGGGAGAGCAGGACGTGATCCTCACCGTTTTTACCGACTCGACGGACATGTACAAGTCGCGGCTCAAGGAACTGGGCGAGGAACGGGGCGCCTATCGGAGCAAAGATGCGGTGGCGGACTATGCTGCCCCCCTGGCGCACCAGTCAGTGGCTTACTTCAAGGAACTGACTTACCCGGAACGCAAGGCAATCCACAACCTGAAGTACTACACTTGGGTGGAGCAGCAGGGGAAGACCGCCCAGGAACTCAACCAGCAATGGGACCCGGAGTATTGGCGTGCTCTGTTCGAGGACGAGGTGGTGTATTTCGACCAGTTGATCGAGGAATTCAACCGGCAGGCGGGAGCGAAGAGTTGA
- the nusG gene encoding transcription termination/antitermination protein NusG yields MRSQWFIIHTLSGQEQKVRESIEKRIKPEEMGEYIKEVLVPMEKVVEVRNQKKTVSTRKLWPGYVFVDMALLDEDNRIIEKPWYFIQETPGVIGFVGGEPPTPTPTEEVEAIKSQISASEEHEKPKVSFEVGETVKINNGPFLNFSGVIEEVEPERGKLKVTVNIFGRNTPVELEYWQVEKG; encoded by the coding sequence ATGCGAAGCCAGTGGTTTATCATCCACACCCTCTCGGGCCAGGAACAGAAGGTCCGGGAGAGTATTGAGAAGCGCATTAAGCCAGAGGAAATGGGCGAGTATATTAAAGAAGTTCTGGTTCCCATGGAGAAAGTGGTAGAGGTGCGGAACCAGAAGAAGACCGTCTCCACTCGCAAGCTCTGGCCGGGCTATGTGTTTGTCGATATGGCTTTGTTGGATGAAGACAACCGTATCATCGAGAAGCCGTGGTATTTCATTCAGGAAACGCCGGGCGTGATCGGCTTCGTCGGCGGAGAGCCGCCGACCCCCACGCCGACAGAAGAAGTCGAAGCGATCAAGAGCCAGATCTCGGCCTCGGAGGAGCACGAGAAGCCAAAGGTCAGCTTTGAGGTCGGCGAAACGGTGAAAATCAATAATGGTCCCTTCCTCAACTTTAGCGGCGTGATTGAAGAAGTTGAGCCCGAGCGGGGCAAACTCAAGGTGACCGTCAATATCTTCGGGCGCAACACACCCGTTGAGCTGGAATACTGGCAGGTGGAAAAAGGTTAA
- the rplJ gene encoding 50S ribosomal protein L10 has product MRPEKQNLTKEYLTRLNASPFFIVVNYGGLKVSQLTELRKRLGKAGAEIHVVKNSVFRIAAKEAGVGDLNGALGGQLAVVTGQRDISTAAKVIKTFGTELDRLKMQFGYLNNQRLDQAEIMLLADLPSLEVLRAKLLSQFSAPAATLVRLLNTPASQMARVLQARSEKDAEAAKPAAD; this is encoded by the coding sequence ATGCGTCCCGAAAAGCAAAACCTGACGAAAGAGTACCTGACCCGGTTGAACGCCTCGCCGTTCTTCATTGTGGTGAATTACGGGGGTCTGAAAGTGAGCCAATTGACCGAGTTGCGCAAGCGTCTCGGGAAGGCCGGTGCGGAAATCCACGTGGTGAAGAACTCGGTGTTTCGGATCGCCGCCAAGGAAGCCGGAGTCGGCGACTTGAACGGCGCGCTGGGGGGGCAACTGGCCGTCGTTACAGGACAGCGCGACATTTCCACCGCGGCGAAAGTAATCAAGACCTTCGGAACGGAACTGGACCGCCTGAAGATGCAGTTTGGCTATCTGAACAACCAGCGGCTCGATCAGGCGGAGATCATGTTGCTGGCGGACCTGCCTTCGCTGGAGGTGTTGCGCGCCAAGCTGCTCAGTCAGTTTAGCGCTCCCGCGGCCACCTTGGTCAGGTTGTTGAACACGCCGGCCAGCCAGATGGCTCGCGTGCTGCAAGCCCGGTCCGAAAAGGATGCCGAAGCGGCCAAGCCGGCGGCGGACTGA
- the ygeW gene encoding knotted carbamoyltransferase YgeW, protein MLRTQIARLQELRTETYGKDFLLTWEKCDAEIQALLLVAECLWELHKARKPFRVFETGLAVSIFRDKSTRTRFSFASAVNALGLGLSELDEEKSQIAHGETVRETANMISFLTEVIGIRDDMYLGEGNAYMREVGQAVQEGFDKGVLHQRPSVVNLQCDVDHPTQVLADLLHLKWHFGSLDKLKGKKIAMTWAYSPSYGKPLSVPQGVIGLMTRFGMEVSLAYPEGYGLIPEVVELAKQNSRKSGGKFEVASSMEMAFKDADMVYPKSWAPYQVMQRRTPLLHKGDREGLKQLEKECLANNAKHKDWECDAKKMKLTRRGEALYMHCLPADISGVSCAQGEVAKEVFEHYRLATYQEASYKPFVIAAMILMARFKDAAAVLRKFIS, encoded by the coding sequence ATGCTCAGGACACAGATCGCCAGGCTCCAGGAACTGCGAACGGAAACTTACGGCAAGGATTTCCTGCTAACGTGGGAGAAGTGCGATGCCGAGATTCAGGCGCTCTTGCTGGTTGCTGAATGCCTATGGGAACTGCACAAGGCGCGCAAACCGTTCCGGGTGTTTGAAACCGGGCTCGCAGTCTCGATTTTCCGGGACAAATCCACGCGGACACGTTTCAGCTTCGCTTCCGCGGTTAACGCCCTCGGGCTGGGGCTCTCGGAGCTGGACGAGGAGAAGTCGCAGATTGCCCACGGCGAGACCGTGCGGGAGACGGCAAACATGATCTCCTTCCTCACCGAAGTCATCGGCATTCGCGACGACATGTACTTGGGTGAGGGCAATGCTTACATGCGCGAGGTCGGCCAAGCCGTGCAGGAGGGATTTGACAAGGGCGTTCTGCACCAGCGCCCGAGCGTCGTTAACTTGCAATGCGACGTGGACCATCCAACCCAAGTCCTGGCGGACCTTTTGCATCTCAAGTGGCATTTCGGATCATTGGATAAGCTCAAGGGTAAGAAGATTGCGATGACGTGGGCCTACTCACCCAGCTACGGCAAACCGCTTTCGGTGCCGCAGGGCGTGATCGGATTGATGACGCGTTTCGGGATGGAGGTGTCGCTTGCCTACCCGGAAGGCTACGGCTTGATTCCCGAGGTGGTTGAACTGGCGAAGCAAAACAGCCGCAAGAGCGGGGGCAAGTTTGAGGTCGCCTCCAGCATGGAAATGGCATTCAAAGACGCCGATATGGTGTACCCAAAGTCCTGGGCTCCTTACCAAGTGATGCAACGGCGGACGCCGTTGCTGCACAAGGGCGACAGGGAAGGGCTCAAGCAACTCGAGAAAGAGTGCCTGGCCAACAACGCGAAGCACAAGGACTGGGAGTGCGATGCCAAAAAGATGAAGCTGACCCGCAGGGGCGAGGCGCTCTATATGCACTGCCTGCCGGCCGACATCTCGGGCGTGAGCTGCGCGCAAGGCGAGGTTGCTAAGGAAGTGTTCGAGCATTACCGGCTCGCTACGTATCAGGAGGCCAGCTACAAGCCCTTTGTCATCGCCGCCATGATCCTGATGGCCCGGTTTAAAGATGCCGCGGCGGTATTGAGGAAGTTCATTTCGTGA
- the tuf gene encoding elongation factor Tu has protein sequence MAKEQFQRTKPHVNVGTIGHIDHGKSTLTAAIVQTQAKKGLATPISYADITKGGTVRDETKTVTIAVSHVEYQSDKRHYAHIDCPGHADFIKNMITGAAQMDGAILVVDAAEGPMPQTKEHVLLARQVGVPAIVVYLNKVDLVDDPELLELVEMEVRDLLSKYEFPGDKTPVVRGSSKKALAGEPEGEKSIQELMEAIDAFIPLPTREVDKPFLMCIEDVFNIEGRGTVVTGRVERGLLKRMDDVEIVGLKETRKTVATDIEMFRKLLDSANAGDNVGVLLRGTKKDEVERGMVLAKPGSITPHTHFKAEVYVLSKEEGGRHTPFFSNYRPQFYFRTTDVTGTVTLPQGVEMVMPGDNVSVVVKVIAPVAMERGQRFAIREGGRTIGAGRVTEVIE, from the coding sequence ATGGCAAAAGAGCAATTTCAACGAACGAAACCGCACGTCAACGTCGGCACGATTGGGCACATTGACCACGGCAAGTCCACGTTAACTGCTGCAATTGTGCAAACCCAAGCCAAGAAGGGCCTGGCGACGCCGATCTCTTATGCCGACATCACCAAGGGCGGCACGGTGCGCGATGAGACCAAGACGGTGACAATTGCCGTCTCGCACGTCGAATACCAAAGCGACAAGCGACATTACGCCCACATTGACTGCCCGGGGCATGCCGACTTTATCAAGAACATGATCACCGGGGCGGCCCAGATGGACGGCGCCATCCTGGTGGTGGATGCCGCGGAAGGTCCGATGCCGCAGACCAAGGAGCACGTCCTGCTGGCTCGCCAGGTTGGCGTTCCGGCCATCGTCGTCTATTTGAACAAGGTGGATCTGGTGGACGATCCGGAATTGCTCGAGTTGGTGGAGATGGAAGTGCGGGACCTTCTGAGCAAGTATGAATTCCCCGGGGACAAGACTCCGGTGGTGCGCGGCAGTTCCAAAAAGGCGCTGGCGGGAGAGCCGGAAGGCGAGAAGTCCATCCAGGAGCTGATGGAGGCGATTGATGCCTTCATCCCGTTGCCGACCCGCGAGGTGGACAAGCCGTTCCTGATGTGCATTGAAGATGTGTTCAACATTGAAGGCCGCGGCACCGTGGTGACGGGCCGTGTCGAGCGCGGTCTGCTCAAGCGCATGGACGATGTTGAAATTGTCGGGCTGAAGGAAACCCGCAAGACGGTGGCGACGGACATCGAGATGTTCCGCAAGCTGCTCGATTCCGCAAACGCCGGCGACAATGTCGGCGTACTGCTGCGCGGCACAAAGAAGGACGAAGTCGAGCGTGGGATGGTGCTGGCCAAGCCCGGCAGCATTACGCCGCACACCCACTTCAAGGCGGAAGTCTACGTGCTGTCGAAGGAAGAAGGCGGGCGGCACACGCCGTTTTTCAGCAACTACCGCCCGCAGTTCTACTTCCGCACGACGGACGTGACTGGCACGGTGACCCTCCCGCAAGGGGTCGAAATGGTGATGCCGGGTGACAATGTGTCGGTGGTGGTAAAAGTGATCGCCCCTGTGGCGATGGAGAGAGGCCAGCGGTTTGCAATCCGCGAAGGCGGCCGCACCATCGGTGCGGGGCGGGTGACAGAGGTGATCGAATAG
- the secE gene encoding preprotein translocase subunit SecE, protein MIKLLIWAGIIGAVFAYCWRKGYLMQLTNYVQQTREELRKCTWPNWSELKGSTVVVTISIILLGGFIVLVDQVFFRLFMFFKL, encoded by the coding sequence ATGATAAAACTGCTGATTTGGGCTGGGATCATCGGGGCTGTCTTCGCTTATTGCTGGCGAAAGGGCTACCTGATGCAGTTGACCAACTACGTGCAGCAGACGCGCGAGGAGTTGCGCAAATGCACTTGGCCGAACTGGAGCGAGTTGAAAGGTTCGACGGTGGTGGTGACCATATCTATTATACTTCTAGGCGGTTTTATCGTGCTGGTTGATCAGGTGTTCTTCCGGTTGTTCATGTTCTTCAAACTCTAG